The Claveliimonas bilis genome window below encodes:
- a CDS encoding amidohydrolase family protein produces MKMQADLMIRDGDFLNEEFELEKGKSILIRDGKILDIDTAEELEKKYQWTEEIDGSRCIYMPGLVDAHMHTGQQLLRGRVLDEMPMIWTRIMLPYESTLTKEKMRLSAQAAAVEMIRSGTCGFIDAGSYYMEEAAAVYEESGLRGAISYSTMDQKGLPRSIAMDAEEAVKRTDELYDGFHGKGNLKVYYSLRSLISCSRELILAAAQRAKERGTMLQAHMNEYPGEINFYMERFQMRPYEYLEKLGVLNENFLGAHSLLLSENEKEILEKRGIKVCHCPFSNCGKAAPHTPELLKKGITAALGTDGAAHGGLSLFNEMKIFRSVMNLTWGVPLSEPAIMPAKTILSMATEKGQQCLGGQDGVDGFLKKGARADIVGIDRSRIYMAEYGKISNTIMESVNAGDIRDSVSGGRILMKDYEIQTLDEERILHDLRSYQERAESN; encoded by the coding sequence ATGAAAATGCAGGCAGATCTGATGATCCGGGATGGTGACTTTTTAAATGAGGAATTTGAACTGGAAAAAGGAAAGAGTATCCTGATCCGGGACGGAAAGATTTTGGATATTGATACGGCAGAAGAGCTGGAAAAGAAGTATCAGTGGACGGAGGAAATAGACGGAAGCAGATGCATTTACATGCCGGGGCTTGTAGATGCCCATATGCACACGGGACAGCAGCTTCTTCGGGGCAGAGTTCTGGACGAAATGCCTATGATCTGGACAAGGATCATGCTTCCCTATGAAAGTACTCTGACAAAAGAAAAAATGCGCTTAAGTGCCCAGGCGGCAGCGGTTGAGATGATCCGGTCCGGGACATGCGGATTTATCGATGCGGGAAGCTATTACATGGAGGAGGCGGCAGCAGTTTATGAAGAAAGCGGCCTTAGAGGAGCGATTTCCTATTCGACCATGGATCAGAAAGGACTTCCCCGGTCCATAGCCATGGATGCAGAAGAGGCTGTAAAAAGGACGGATGAGCTGTATGACGGCTTCCATGGAAAAGGAAATCTGAAGGTCTATTATTCTCTGCGCTCTTTGATCTCCTGCTCCAGGGAGCTGATACTGGCAGCAGCGCAGAGGGCCAAGGAGCGCGGAACTATGCTGCAGGCTCATATGAATGAATATCCGGGAGAAATTAATTTTTATATGGAACGTTTTCAAATGCGTCCCTATGAATATTTGGAAAAACTTGGCGTGCTGAATGAAAATTTTCTGGGCGCTCACAGTCTTCTCCTTTCGGAAAACGAGAAAGAGATCCTGGAAAAGAGAGGGATAAAAGTATGTCACTGTCCTTTCAGCAATTGCGGAAAAGCAGCGCCTCACACGCCGGAATTGTTGAAAAAAGGTATTACAGCTGCGCTTGGGACGGATGGGGCAGCTCACGGAGGATTAAGTCTCTTTAATGAAATGAAGATTTTCCGTTCGGTAATGAATCTGACCTGGGGCGTGCCTCTAAGCGAGCCTGCCATTATGCCGGCAAAAACGATCCTTTCTATGGCAACAGAAAAAGGACAGCAGTGTCTGGGAGGACAGGACGGCGTAGACGGCTTTCTGAAAAAGGGAGCAAGAGCTGATATCGTCGGCATTGACAGAAGCCGCATTTATATGGCAGAATACGGAAAGATTTCCAACACGATCATGGAGAGCGTGAATGCGGGAGATATCAGGGATTCTGTCAGCGGCGGCAGGATTTTGATGAAAGATTACGAGATACAGACACTGGATGAAGAAAGAATCCTGCATGATCTGAGAAGTTATCAGGAAAGGGCGGAAAGCAATTGA
- a CDS encoding sulfite exporter TauE/SafE family protein yields the protein MIEYLIIIAANIIIGGMIGLTGIAGFLLPMLYSGFMGMPAAQGMALSFFAFLISGILGSRNYYKSDNLDVKLAVTISIGSIIGAIAGVWMNLLIDESIVKRILYLVVLLSGISILVRKDKEREEAGKRKIPAAAAILFGLATGCICALSGAGGPILVMPLLVTFGVQVKTAVGVALFNSIFIAIPSCIGYSMQCDASSMALLLVVSMISHGAGVWIGSRNADMIKPQPLKKGVAIFSILIAIFKLITG from the coding sequence TTGATAGAGTATCTGATTATTATAGCGGCAAATATAATAATAGGGGGAATGATCGGCCTGACAGGGATTGCCGGATTTCTCCTCCCTATGCTGTACAGCGGATTTATGGGAATGCCGGCAGCCCAGGGGATGGCTCTTAGCTTTTTTGCTTTTCTGATTTCCGGGATTTTGGGATCCCGGAATTACTATAAGTCCGATAACTTAGATGTGAAACTTGCTGTTACTATCAGTATCGGAAGTATCATTGGGGCAATTGCCGGGGTGTGGATGAATCTTCTTATTGATGAAAGTATTGTGAAACGGATTCTCTATCTGGTAGTGCTGCTCTCCGGAATTTCCATACTGGTGCGCAAGGATAAAGAGAGGGAAGAAGCAGGGAAACGGAAGATACCGGCTGCTGCGGCCATCTTATTCGGTCTGGCGACAGGGTGTATCTGTGCTCTTTCCGGAGCAGGGGGCCCTATTCTTGTAATGCCGCTTCTTGTGACGTTCGGCGTACAGGTCAAAACGGCAGTGGGAGTGGCTCTGTTTAATTCTATCTTTATTGCGATCCCTTCCTGCATAGGTTATAGTATGCAGTGTGATGCGTCCTCTATGGCGCTGTTGCTTGTGGTTTCTATGATCAGTCATGGCGCGGGCGTCTGGATCGGGAGCCGCAACGCGGATATGATAAAGCCGCAGCCGCTGAAAAAAGGAGTGGCGATATTTTCTATTTTGATTGCAATATTTAAATTGATTACCGGCTAA
- a CDS encoding D-alanyl-D-alanine carboxypeptidase family protein — protein sequence MKKYIRAAAAALIAVNIFTAAAPKLYAAPESDSTDTVQQEGAVDGTQEEIDPYQKELENTYKEKVQTNELDGWVKGPGIYGDAGIVMDAETGAVLYGKNIDKKEYPASITKILTALLALEYAEMTDEVQITAESLTCLGSGYASIGMKEGNVITMEQALYAMLLASSNEVAYAVAETVAKGQGEDYQWFLDQMNQKARDLGGSNSNFVNANGVQDEQHYTCAKDMALIACELFEYPEFLQICQTASYTIPASSTTEEHIFQQKHEMLLEGNSEYYNYAVAGKTGYTTEANNTLVTLADNGEMKLVCVTLKTYPGHVYSDTKALLEYGFNNFKKVKISGQNDSEKITSIPDDACVTLPENVKFSDLDSEISRMKNGEEGLLSYTYQDNPVGEAVVKLSGDKAFKDISGEEKIEESKMPVWQLLLICFLIIIVLLAVWLVIAAQRRSRRRRRRRRRNRRGR from the coding sequence ATGAAGAAATATATACGGGCAGCTGCCGCCGCGCTTATTGCTGTAAATATTTTCACAGCAGCGGCGCCAAAACTCTATGCCGCCCCGGAGTCAGACAGTACAGATACAGTACAGCAGGAGGGAGCAGTTGATGGTACACAGGAGGAGATAGATCCGTACCAAAAAGAACTGGAGAATACCTACAAGGAAAAGGTTCAGACCAATGAGCTGGACGGATGGGTCAAAGGTCCGGGCATTTATGGCGATGCAGGAATAGTAATGGACGCGGAAACCGGAGCAGTTCTCTATGGAAAAAACATAGATAAAAAGGAGTACCCGGCAAGTATTACGAAGATATTGACAGCACTGCTGGCGCTGGAGTATGCGGAGATGACAGATGAGGTGCAGATCACGGCGGAGAGTCTTACCTGTCTGGGGTCAGGATATGCTTCTATCGGAATGAAAGAAGGAAATGTCATTACAATGGAGCAGGCGCTGTATGCCATGCTTCTTGCATCATCCAACGAAGTGGCTTATGCAGTGGCAGAAACGGTAGCAAAAGGGCAGGGCGAAGACTACCAGTGGTTTTTGGATCAGATGAATCAGAAAGCCAGGGATCTGGGCGGTTCCAATTCTAACTTTGTCAATGCAAATGGAGTGCAGGATGAACAGCATTATACCTGTGCAAAAGATATGGCTTTGATTGCCTGTGAATTATTTGAATATCCGGAATTTTTACAGATTTGCCAGACGGCAAGTTATACAATTCCGGCGTCAAGTACAACGGAGGAACATATCTTTCAGCAGAAGCATGAAATGCTGCTTGAGGGAAATTCCGAGTATTACAACTATGCGGTGGCCGGCAAGACCGGATATACAACAGAGGCAAACAATACATTGGTGACTCTGGCGGATAACGGAGAAATGAAGTTGGTATGTGTTACATTGAAGACTTATCCCGGCCACGTGTATTCTGATACAAAAGCACTTCTGGAATATGGATTTAACAATTTTAAAAAAGTGAAGATTTCCGGGCAGAATGACAGTGAAAAGATAACATCTATTCCCGACGATGCCTGTGTAACACTTCCTGAAAATGTGAAATTTTCTGATCTGGACAGTGAGATCAGCCGTATGAAAAACGGTGAAGAAGGTCTGTTAAGTTACACTTATCAAGATAACCCGGTAGGAGAGGCAGTTGTGAAGCTTTCAGGGGATAAAGCGTTTAAAGATATTTCCGGAGAGGAAAAAATAGAAGAAAGTAAAATGCCGGTGTGGCAGCTTCTTCTGATATGCTTTCTCATTATTATCGTTTTACTGGCAGTTTGGCTTGTGATAGCAGCACAGCGCCGATCGAGAAGAAGGCGGCGCAGACGGCGCCGGAATCGTCGGGGAAGATAA